One Frankia alni ACN14a DNA window includes the following coding sequences:
- a CDS encoding SAM-dependent methyltransferase, with protein sequence MTISRELEEHEPAAPTTHAPDPRWSPELARATRTLLETFIGTAPPVRVVLWDGSALGPDTPTQVVVRSPQAMHRALFRPGELGFARAFVAGDLDVEGDIFAALELRNHLSALPRRPTPATASALLTLLRELGARPPAPPPEEARLHGRRHSRHRDAAAISHHYDVSNAFYRVFLGPTMTYSCGVWESPAGGLDAAQTAKHELVCRKLGLRPGERLLDVGCGWGSMLIHAARHHGVRGVGVTISVEQAAEARRRIAEAGLTDAVEIRLQDYREIPDGPFDAISSVGMVEHVGRAMLPTYFASLYGLLRPGGRLLNHGISSPGDPAGAYRYQPHLGPIPLPKGRDFLRRYVFPDGELHEIGLMTSLTQAAGFEVRHVENLREHYGLTLRAWVRALEENWDAAVAQVGAGRARVWRLYMAGSALSFEAGQTQIHQTLAVRPDAGRSGQPLRPRYDSPAPLPTQPTTG encoded by the coding sequence TTGACGATCAGTCGAGAACTGGAGGAGCACGAGCCCGCCGCCCCCACCACCCACGCTCCGGACCCACGGTGGTCGCCGGAGCTGGCACGGGCGACCCGCACCCTGCTCGAGACCTTCATCGGGACCGCGCCACCGGTGCGGGTCGTCCTGTGGGACGGCTCCGCGCTCGGCCCGGACACCCCCACGCAGGTCGTGGTGCGCTCGCCGCAGGCGATGCACCGCGCCCTGTTCCGCCCCGGCGAGCTGGGTTTCGCCCGCGCCTTCGTCGCCGGCGATCTCGACGTCGAGGGCGACATCTTCGCCGCCCTGGAACTGCGCAACCACCTGTCCGCCCTCCCCCGCCGCCCCACCCCCGCCACGGCATCCGCCCTGCTGACCCTGCTGCGCGAGCTCGGCGCCCGACCGCCCGCCCCACCGCCGGAGGAGGCCCGGCTGCACGGGCGCCGCCACAGCCGCCACCGCGACGCCGCGGCGATCTCCCACCACTACGACGTGTCCAACGCGTTCTACCGGGTGTTCCTCGGCCCGACGATGACCTACTCGTGCGGGGTGTGGGAGTCACCGGCCGGCGGGCTCGACGCCGCCCAGACGGCCAAGCACGAACTGGTCTGCCGCAAGCTCGGCCTGCGCCCCGGCGAGCGGCTGCTCGACGTCGGCTGCGGGTGGGGCAGCATGCTCATCCACGCCGCCCGTCACCACGGCGTCCGCGGCGTCGGGGTCACCATCTCGGTGGAGCAGGCCGCGGAGGCCCGCCGGCGGATCGCCGAGGCCGGGCTCACCGACGCCGTCGAGATCCGTCTGCAGGACTACCGGGAGATCCCCGACGGCCCGTTCGACGCGATCAGTTCGGTCGGCATGGTCGAGCATGTCGGGCGGGCGATGCTGCCGACGTACTTCGCCAGCCTCTACGGGCTGCTGCGCCCCGGCGGCCGGCTGCTCAACCACGGCATCTCCTCCCCCGGCGACCCGGCCGGGGCGTACCGGTACCAGCCTCACCTCGGGCCCATCCCGCTGCCGAAGGGCCGCGACTTCCTGCGCCGCTACGTCTTCCCGGACGGGGAGCTGCACGAGATCGGTCTGATGACGTCGCTGACGCAGGCCGCCGGCTTCGAGGTCCGGCACGTCGAGAACCTGCGCGAGCACTACGGCCTGACTCTGCGGGCCTGGGTGCGGGCGCTGGAGGAGAACTGGGACGCCGCCGTCGCCCAGGTCGGCGCCGGGCGGGCGCGGGTGTGGCGGCTGTACATGGCCGGCTCCGCGCTCAGCTTCGAGGCCGGCCAGACCCAGATCCACCAGACCCTCGCCGTGCGCCCCGACGCCGGCCGCTCCGGCCAGCCCCTGCGCCCCCGCTACGACTCCCCCGCCCCCCTGCCCACCCAGCCCACCACCGGCTGA